In Stigmatopora nigra isolate UIUO_SnigA chromosome 11, RoL_Snig_1.1, whole genome shotgun sequence, the following proteins share a genomic window:
- the ndufv3 gene encoding uncharacterized protein ndufv3, with protein sequence MSTFMLFSRQLWKLKCYHLERWSPLWTRTSALCTSQNGEAIKTAEKTNDPDERTTLLKYKTSVSFPMRVSNQGSVLKQPLGIADSMSNIHTGKLADTLPVIDNSEIEKTMQKYTHSNIVKETFNLAETTGNVATTKASNSESGDQTRPNHHSALVSDSSDSDSDSDSDSEENSLIVKKSALSQEVPEFPQNTQVNVVNKEDEAYKKVLPEQEANTASDTLPEEVAHAKVSRNTREVEDFSAVEDQVDSVSQFQEVSEDVSEMNETELQAQTNSATESKSPTVPLGVENSAVEAVTKVAAPEQKSTDVVLEISTPVSAKVSTNTAPLLVEDESVIQRSVETSSTTPALPMDAASPCGAPTDLATVVLPSSESTSELLEPLGEELQKDTSLEEDATVALAESEEIVDNSTYQNYQHHNYDPYTFADMDVEMAKYRLPQPSSGRHSPRH encoded by the exons ATGTCGACCTTCATGTTATTCTCAAGGCAACTATGGAAGTTGAAG TGTTACCACTTGGAGAGGTGGAGCCCCCTGTGGACCAGGACTTCTGCTTTGTGCACCAGTCAAAATGGAGAGGCTATAAAAACTGCTGAAAAAA CAAATGATCCAGATGAGAGAACAACACTTCTTAAATACAAGACATCAGTCTCCTTCCCTATGAGGGTTTCCAACCAGGGATCTGTTCTAAAACAGCCACTGGGTATTGCAGATTCAATGTCCAACATCCATACAGGCAAATTAGCGGATACATTGCCTGTCATTGATAATAGTGAAATAGAAAAAACTATGCAGAAATATACACATTCCAACATAGTGAAAGAAACTTTCAATTTAGCTGAAACGACAGGCAATGTAGCCACAACAAAAGCATCCAATTCTGAATCTGGTGACCAAACAAGGCCTAACCATCATTCAGCACTGGTCAGTGACTCTTCTGATTCTGACTCGGACTCGGACTCAGACTCTGAAGAGAATTCTCTTATAGTTAAGAAGTCAGCTTTAAGTCAGGAGGTACCAGAATTCCCACAGAATACACAAGTAAATGTTGTAAATAAAGAAGATGAAGCTTATAAGAAGGTTTTACCAGAACAGGAAGCAAATACTGCCTCTGATACCTTGCCAGAAGAGGTTGCACATGCAAAAGTTTCTAGAAATACCAGGGAGGTAGAAGATTTTAGTGCCGTTGAAGACCAGGTGGATTCTGTCTCACAATTCCAGGAGGTGTCTGAAGACGTGTCAGAGATGAATGAAACTGAATTGCAAGCTCAAACTAATTCGGCCACAGAATCGAAATCTCCCACTGTCCCTTTGGGTGTTGAAAATTCTGCAGTCGAAGCTGTGACTAAGGTTGCAGCTCCAGAACAAAAATCAACTGATGTCGTTCTAGAAATTTCAACTCCTGTGAGTGCCAAAGTTAGTACAAATACTGCACCCCTGCTTGTAGAAGATGAATCTGTCATTCAACGAAGTGTTGAGACTTCTAGTACGACTCCTGCATTGCCAATGGATGCTGCTTCCCCCTGTGGAGCACCTACTGATCTTGCAACCGTGGTCTTACCCTCATCGGAGAGTACTAGTGAGCTGCTGGAACCTTTGGGAGAAGAACTACAGAAAGACACTTCACTTGAGG AAGATGCAACAGTGGCACTTGCTGAGTCAGAAGAAATCGTTGACAACAGCACGTACCAAAATTACCAACACCACAACTACGATCCCTATACCTTTGCCGACATGGATGTAGAGATGGCAAAGTATCGTCTTCCGCAGCCTAGCTCAGGCAGACACTCCCCTCGACACTAG